The Streptomyces taklimakanensis nucleotide sequence GCCCCTCCGGCTCCCGCCCCAGGTGCGGCAGCTCGCACACGGGCACGGTCTCCTCCCGGCACTCCCCGGCGATCAGCGCGGCCGTCCGCCGTTGTCGGGCCGCCAGCTCCGCCAACCACGGATCGGCGGAGGAGTCCGGCAGCAGACGGTTGACGACGACCGCGTCCACGGCCAGACCGTGCAGCGCCAACCCGGCACGGGCCTCGCGCAGCGCGCGGACGGCCGCGCCCCCGGGCTCGACGACCAACCGCACCGACGTCTTCGGGGACTCGACCACCCCCTGCACGGCGGCGAGTTCGCCGTCCAGCCGCTCGGCGCCCTCGTACAGGGACCGAGCCGGCATCGGCACCCCCGCGAGCTGGGCGAGCACCGGTCGCAGCGCGCGGGCGGCCTGCCGCTCCGGCGGCAGCAGTCGGCGCAGCCACCGCCGGGCGAGCTCGGGCAGCGCCAGGGTCCTCACGGCCTGTCCGGCCGGGGGCAGGTCGACCACCAGCAGGTCGTACGCCGGCCCCCCGCCGGGCTCCGCGGGGGCGTGCGCGGCACGCAACGCGCCCAGCAGGACGAGGGCGTCCACGCCGGGCGGTTCGGCCAGTTCGTCGTCGTCCAGCGATTCGGCGCCCAGCAGGTCGAGGGCGGAGCGGGCGCGCTCCTGGAGGGACACGGCCCGCGCCCGGAAGGCGGCGCCGGAGTCGGTCCGGGCCAGCCACAGGCCGGGGGCCACCCGACGGGGCGCCCCTCCGCCGTCCGGCTCGGCGCCGTCCGGACCGGCGCCGCCGTCGAACAGCGCCTCCGGACCGCCGGGGGATCCGGTGCCCAGCAGCAGGACCCGCCGCCCGCACCGCGCCGCGGCCAGCGCGGTGGCGGCGGCGACGGTGGTGCGGCCGCTGCCGCCGCCACCGGTGACCAGGACCGTACGCATCCGCGGGACGCCGGGGCCGCCGCTCAGGACCGCGCGCCGCTCTCGACGCGCTTCTTCAGCCCGTCCAGAGCGCGGTCGATGATGACCTTCTCGGCCTTCCGCTTGATCATGCCGAGCATGGGGATCTTCACGTCCACGGTGAGCTGGTACGTCACCTCGGTGCGCTCGCCGTCCCCGAGCGCCCGCAGGCTGTAGACGCCGTCCAGGGTGCGCAGCATCTGCGACCTCACCAACGACCAGCGGACCTCGCCGTCGGCGACCCACTCGTAGGCCAGGGTGTGCTCGTCCTTGATGGCGCCGGCGTCGAGGAGCAGCCTGACCCGCTCGGCGCGGCCCCGGTCGTCCGTGGAGAGCACTTCGGCCTCCTTGACCTCGCCGGTCCACTCCGGGTAGCGCTCGAAGTCGGCGATCACCCCCATCACTTCGGCGGGTGCCGCCTCGACGATGATGCTCGACCTGGTGTGTTCGGCCATCCCTGTGGTTCCTCCGCTTGCCGCCGTCGCGCCCGGCTCCCGTCGCCCGGCCCGTGCGGGCTCCGCTGCCTGCCGTCTGCGGGAAGGCTACCGCGCTCGGCGTACGGCCCCGCGCGTTCCCCGCCCCCGCGCCGCCACGGTCACCACTCCAGCACCCAGGGCCTGCCGGTGGCGTTGAAGTGGCCGACGTTCACGCACTCGGTCGGGCCGATCCGGGTCCGCCTCACCAGCGGCTGGTGCACGTGCCCGAAGAGCGCGTAGCGGGGACGCACCGCGCGGATCGCCTCCAGCAGCGCCTCGCTGCCCCGCTCGAAGCGGCGGGCGACGGTGTCGTAGCACAGGTCGGGCACCAGGGGCGGGATGTGGGAGCACAGGACGTCGACCTCGCCGAGCGCGGCGACCTTCGCCGCGTAGGTCTCCTCGTCCACCTCGTAGGGCGTGCGCATCGGGCTGGGCAGCCCGCCGCCGACGAAACCGAAGCGCAGGCCCCCGATCTCCACCGTCCGCCCGTCCAGGACGGTGGTGCCCTCCGCGGCGTACTCGGGCCACAGTCGGGGGACGTCCACGTTGCCGTAGGTGGCGTACGTCGGTGTGGGGAAGGCGGCGAACAGCTCGGCGTACTGGCGGCGCACGGCCTCCTCCAGCAGGGCCGCGCGCCCGCCGTCCTCCGCCGCGCCGATCCCGGCCCACAGCCCGGCCATGAACTCGCGGGCCTCGTCGAAGCGGCGGGCGGCGCGCAGTTCCACGTAGCGGCTCGCGTTCTCCGCGCCGAACAGGTCGGGGAGGATGCCGCGGCCGTGGTCGGCGTAGTCGACGAACAGGACGAGGTCGCCCAGGCAGATCAGCGCGTCCGCCCCGTCCCCCGCCGTGGCCAGGTTCCGGCTGTCGCCGTGCACGTCGCTCACCACGTGGACTCGCATGCCCCCACCCTACGGTCACCCTACGGTCCGTGCCCCGCCCCGGCGTCCCCGACGGTCGTCTCCGCCCCGGGGAACGGCCGTCGGTTCGTGACCTCGCGGGGGTGGACTACCCTGCTCGGAGACGGACACGTGGTGTGTGACGCACCGAACAGATCGGCGCCACCCCCTACCCCGAGCCCCGTACCGGTGGGTAACGTCCGTGGCCGTCCAACCCTCGAGACCCCCTGTCTCGTGGCCAGAGCCGACGGAGGCCGTTCCCCAGCGGTTCCGTGGCGGTGCCGATGAGGAGCATCTGTTTTGCGCGAGTTCAGTCTTCCGGCCCTGTACGAGGTGCCCGCGGACGGGAACCTGACCGACCTCGTCCGTCGCAACGCCGTACAGCACCCGGACGTTCCCGTCATCGCCCGCAAGGACTCCGACGGCACCTGGCGGGACCTGACCTCCCGGGAGTTCCTGGCGGAGGTGCGGGCGGCGGCCAAGGGACTGATCGCCGCGGGCATCCGCCCCGGTGACCGGATCGGCCTGATGTCGCGGACCCGCTACGAGTGGACGCTGCTGGACTTCGCGATCTGGAGCGCCGGCGCGGTGACCGTGCCGATCTACGAGACCAGCTCCCCCGAGCAGATCCAGTGGATCCTCGGCGACTCCGGCGCGGTGGGCTGTGTCGTGGAGAGCGGCACCCACGCCGCCTCCGTGGAGTCCGTGCGCGACCGGGTGCCGGCCCTGGAACACCTGTGGGTCGTCGACGACGGCGCGGTGCAGAAGCTGGCCGACTCCGGCGCGCAGGTCTCCGACGCCGTCCTGGACGAGCACAGCTCCGTCGCGAACGCCGACTCGCCGGCCACCATCGTCTACACCTCCGGCACCACCGGCCGCCCCAAGGGCTGCGTCCTGTCCCACCGGGCGTTCTTCGCGGACTGCGGCAACGTGGTGGAACGTCTGAGGCCGCTGTTCGTGCCCGGTGAGGGATCGGTGCTGCTGTTCCTGCCGGTCGCCCACGTCTTCGGCCGCATGGTGCAGCTGGCGGCCGTCATGGCGCCGATCCGGCTCGGGCTGAGCCCCGACATCAAGCACCTCACCGACGACCTGGCCGGCTTCCGCCCGACGCTGATCCTGGGCGTGCCGCGGGTCTTCGAGAAGGTCTACAACTCGGCCCGCGCCAAGGCTCGCGCGGAGGGCAAGGGGAAGATCTTCGACCGGGCCGCGGAGACCGCGATCGCCTACAGCCGCGCGCTGGACGCCCCCTCGGGCCCCTCGCTGGGCCTGCGACTGCGGCACAGGCTGTTCGACAAGCTGGTCTACGGCAAGCTGCGCGCGGTCCTGGGCGGCCGGGCCACCCACGCCATCTCCGGCGGCGCCCCGCTGGGCGAGCGGCTGGGCCACTTCTACCGCGGCATCGGCTTCACCGTGCTGGAGGGGTACGGCCTCACCGAGTCCTGCGCGCCGACCGCGTTCAACCCCTACGACCGGCCGAAGGTCGGCACGGTCGGGCAGCCGCTGCCGGGCTCGACGGTGCGGATCGCCGACGACGGCGAGGTGCTGCTGCGCGGCGAGCACCTGTTCAGCGGTTACTGGAACAACGAGGCCGCCACCGCCGAGGCGATGGCGGACGGCTGGTTCCACACCGGCGACATCGGCACCCTCGACGAGGACGGCTACCTCACCATCACCGGCCGCAAGAAGGAGATCCTGGTGACGGCGGGCGGCAAGAACGTCGCCCCCGCCGTCATCGAGGACCGCATCCGGTCCCACGCCCTGGTCGCCGAGTGCATGGTGGTCGGCGACGGCCGGCCCTTCGTCGGCGCGCTGATCACGCTGGACGAGGAGTTCCTGCCGCGCTGGGCCGAGGAGCACGGCAAGTCGGGCCTGTCGCGGGACGAGCTGCTGGCCGACACCGAGCTGCTGGCCGCCGTCCAGCAGGCCGTCGACGACGGCAACGCGGCGGTCTCACGGGCGGAGTCGGTCCGCAGGTTCCGTGTCCTGCCGGCCCAGTTCACCGAGGAGTCGGGACACCTGACGCCCTCCCTCAAGCTCAAGCGCGCCGTGGTCGCCAGGGACTTCGCCCGGGAGATCGAGGCGCTGTACTCGTAGGCGGACGGCCCGCGCGGCCGACACGGCACGCACGGCACACGCCGGGGGAGCTTCGTTCTCCCCGCCGGAGGCGGTCACCGCTTCGGGGCCGCACCGGCGTCCGGAGTCACAGCAGCGTCCGGAGCCGCTCGGCCAGCAGGTCCCAGCGCCAGCGCTCCTCGACCCATTCCCGGCCGCGCGCGCCCATCCGGCGGCGCAGTTCGGGGTCCTTCAGCAGGGTGACGATCCGCTCGGCGGTCTCCCGCTCCGCGGCGCCGTCCGGGGCGCCGCCGCGCACCACCCAGCCGGTCTCCCCGTCCAGCACCGCGTCGGGGGCGCCGCCGGAGTCGCCCGCGACGACCGGCAGCCCGGTGGCCGAGGCCTCCAGGTAGACGATGCCGAGCCCCTCGACGTCCAGTCCGCCCCGACGGGTGCGGCAGGGCATGGCGAAGACGTCGCCGGCCCCGTGGTGGGCGGGCAGTTCCTCCCAGGGCACCGGTCCGGTGAAGCGCACCGAGTCGGCGACGCCGGTCTCCCGCGCGAGCGTGCGCAGCGTCGCCCCGTACGGACCGCCGCCGACGATCAGCAGCACCGCGTCGGGGACCTCGGCGAGCACCGTCGGCATGGCGCGGACGAGGGTGTCCTGCCCCTTGCGCGGCACCAGCCGGGAGACGCAGACCACGACCGGCCGGTCGGCCAGCCCGAGCCGGGCGCGGACGGCGGCGCCCCCGGAGTCGGGGTGGAAGGTCTTCTCGTCCACGCCGGGCGGCAGGTGGACCATCCGGGCCGCCGCCTCGTCGGTGAGCGCGGCGGCGATCCGGGAGCGGGTGTACTCGCCGAGGTAGGTGAGGGTGTCGGTGCCCTCGCCGATACGGCGCAGCAGGTGCCGGGCGGCGGGCAGTTGGGCCCAGCCGGCCTCGTGGCCGTGGGTCGTCGCCACCAGCCGCCGCGCGCCCGCGCGGCGCAGCGCCGGGGCCATCAGGCCCAGCGGGGCCGCGGCCCCGAACCACACCGACGTACAGCCGTGTTCGCGCAGCAGCTCCACCGCCCGGCGTGTCACGCGCGGGGTGGGCAGCAACATGGTGGTGCGGTCGCGGACCACGGTGAAGGGCTGCTCGGCGTCGAAGCGGGCGGTGGCCTCGGCGCCCTCCCGGCCCCGCTTCCAGGTCGAGGCGTAGACGACGACCCGCTCGGGATCCAACCGCAGCGCCATGCTGTGCAGGAACGCCTGGATGCCGCCGGGGCGGGGCGGGAAGTCGTTGGTGACGATCAGGGTCTTGTCCATCGCCGCCGACAGTACAACCGTCCACCGCGCGTCCCCGCCGCCGGGTGCGGCGGCGGAGACGGAACCGCCGACCGCACCCGGTACGGTCGGTGCATGCGCCTTCCCGTCGCGGCCTGGGCCGCCACCCGGACCGTACTGCTCCTGTGCGTGTTCAAGGTGATCACCGTGCCGGGGCCGGACGTCACCAGCGACGTCTCGGTGATCTACCAGGGCTGGTACGAGGTGCTGCGCACGGGCGCCTTCCCCCAGGGCGACGTCACCTGGCAGTACCCGCCCGCCGCCGCGCTGGCGATCCTCTCCCCCGCCCTGCTGCCGTTCCTGGAGTACCCGGCGGCCTTCTACGTGCTGGCCTGCGCGGCCGACGCGGTCGCCTTCGCCCTGCTGCTGCACGCCTCCCGCCGGGCGCCCGGGGTCGCTCGGCGGCGGTACGCGGGGGCGTGGGTGTGGGTGGCCGGGGTGCCGCTGCTGGGGCCGACCGTCTACGCCCGCTACGACCTGATGGTCACCGCCGTCGCGGTCGCCGCGCTGACGGTCCTGGCCCGCCGGCCGCGCGTGGCCGGGGCCCTGGTGGCCCTCGGCGCGCTGTTGAAGGTGTGGCCCGCGCTGCTGCTGGCGGGTACCCCGCGCGGGCGCGTCACCCGGGTGGTGTGGGGCACCGCGCTGGTCACGGCCGTGGCGCTGACCGCCGCGTTCGCCGCCGCCATGCCCGGCGCGCTGGAGTTCCTCACCCACCAGCGCGACCGGGGCACCGAGGTGGAGTCGGTGGGGGCCCTGGTCTTCCACGTGGCGCGCCACTTCGGTTGGGAGGGCCGGGTGCTGCTCAACTACGGCTCGGTGGAGTTCCTGGGGCCCCACGTGGAGACGGTCAGCGCCGCGGCTCTGGTGTGTTCGGTCGCGGCCTTCGGGTGGCTGCTGCGGTGGCGGCTGCGGGCCGTGCGGTGGACGGCGAGCACGGCGGCGGACGCCGCGTTCGCCGCCGTGCTGCTGTTCACCGTCACCAGTCGGGTGATCAGTCCGCAGTACATGGTCTGGCTGGTGGGGCTGGCGGCGGTGTGCGTGGCACTGCGCACCGGCCGGCAGGGGTTGCCCGCGGTGCTGGTGGTCGTGGCGACGGGGGTGACACTGCTGGAGTTCCCCCTGCACTTCGGGAGCGTGGTGGCGAGCGACGCGTTGGGGATCACCCTGCTGGTGGTGCGCAACGGGTTGCTGCTGGCCGCCGCCGCACTGGCCTGCGCCCGGCTGTGGCGAACGACGGTGACCGAGCCGTCGCGCCGCGCGGAGGACGGGCGCGACGGCGAGGAGCCCGGCGCCACCGGGTCCGACGGTGGGGACGGGCCGGAGGCGGACGCCGGGGCGACCGCCTCCGGACGGCTCCTGGCCCGCTGAGGGCGCCGGAGAACACCGGGAGACACCGGGCACCGGGCACCGGAGACGCACCGGGAGACGCCGAAGCGGAGCCGCGTCCCGACAAGGGGGGGGCGGCCGCTA carries:
- a CDS encoding ArsA family ATPase, whose protein sequence is MRTVLVTGGGGSGRTTVAAATALAAARCGRRVLLLGTGSPGGPEALFDGGAGPDGAEPDGGGAPRRVAPGLWLARTDSGAAFRARAVSLQERARSALDLLGAESLDDDELAEPPGVDALVLLGALRAAHAPAEPGGGPAYDLLVVDLPPAGQAVRTLALPELARRWLRRLLPPERQAARALRPVLAQLAGVPMPARSLYEGAERLDGELAAVQGVVESPKTSVRLVVEPGGAAVRALREARAGLALHGLAVDAVVVNRLLPDSSADPWLAELAARQRRTAALIAGECREETVPVCELPHLGREPEGLGDLEKLAELLPDGPEEDVGPRAGGTGADGPWVVEDRLAADGVLVWRLPLPGASRDSLTLVRRGDEVIVTTGPFRRALSLPAALRRCAVTGARLADGELSVRFEPEPGLWPARD
- a CDS encoding SRPBCC family protein, whose protein sequence is MAEHTRSSIIVEAAPAEVMGVIADFERYPEWTGEVKEAEVLSTDDRGRAERVRLLLDAGAIKDEHTLAYEWVADGEVRWSLVRSQMLRTLDGVYSLRALGDGERTEVTYQLTVDVKIPMLGMIKRKAEKVIIDRALDGLKKRVESGARS
- a CDS encoding metallophosphoesterase family protein → MRVHVVSDVHGDSRNLATAGDGADALICLGDLVLFVDYADHGRGILPDLFGAENASRYVELRAARRFDEAREFMAGLWAGIGAAEDGGRAALLEEAVRRQYAELFAAFPTPTYATYGNVDVPRLWPEYAAEGTTVLDGRTVEIGGLRFGFVGGGLPSPMRTPYEVDEETYAAKVAALGEVDVLCSHIPPLVPDLCYDTVARRFERGSEALLEAIRAVRPRYALFGHVHQPLVRRTRIGPTECVNVGHFNATGRPWVLEW
- a CDS encoding AMP-dependent synthetase/ligase, with the translated sequence MREFSLPALYEVPADGNLTDLVRRNAVQHPDVPVIARKDSDGTWRDLTSREFLAEVRAAAKGLIAAGIRPGDRIGLMSRTRYEWTLLDFAIWSAGAVTVPIYETSSPEQIQWILGDSGAVGCVVESGTHAASVESVRDRVPALEHLWVVDDGAVQKLADSGAQVSDAVLDEHSSVANADSPATIVYTSGTTGRPKGCVLSHRAFFADCGNVVERLRPLFVPGEGSVLLFLPVAHVFGRMVQLAAVMAPIRLGLSPDIKHLTDDLAGFRPTLILGVPRVFEKVYNSARAKARAEGKGKIFDRAAETAIAYSRALDAPSGPSLGLRLRHRLFDKLVYGKLRAVLGGRATHAISGGAPLGERLGHFYRGIGFTVLEGYGLTESCAPTAFNPYDRPKVGTVGQPLPGSTVRIADDGEVLLRGEHLFSGYWNNEAATAEAMADGWFHTGDIGTLDEDGYLTITGRKKEILVTAGGKNVAPAVIEDRIRSHALVAECMVVGDGRPFVGALITLDEEFLPRWAEEHGKSGLSRDELLADTELLAAVQQAVDDGNAAVSRAESVRRFRVLPAQFTEESGHLTPSLKLKRAVVARDFAREIEALYS
- a CDS encoding glycosyltransferase family 4 protein, which gives rise to MDKTLIVTNDFPPRPGGIQAFLHSMALRLDPERVVVYASTWKRGREGAEATARFDAEQPFTVVRDRTTMLLPTPRVTRRAVELLREHGCTSVWFGAAAPLGLMAPALRRAGARRLVATTHGHEAGWAQLPAARHLLRRIGEGTDTLTYLGEYTRSRIAAALTDEAAARMVHLPPGVDEKTFHPDSGGAAVRARLGLADRPVVVCVSRLVPRKGQDTLVRAMPTVLAEVPDAVLLIVGGGPYGATLRTLARETGVADSVRFTGPVPWEELPAHHGAGDVFAMPCRTRRGGLDVEGLGIVYLEASATGLPVVAGDSGGAPDAVLDGETGWVVRGGAPDGAAERETAERIVTLLKDPELRRRMGARGREWVEERWRWDLLAERLRTLL
- a CDS encoding glycosyltransferase family 87 protein; the encoded protein is MRLPVAAWAATRTVLLLCVFKVITVPGPDVTSDVSVIYQGWYEVLRTGAFPQGDVTWQYPPAAALAILSPALLPFLEYPAAFYVLACAADAVAFALLLHASRRAPGVARRRYAGAWVWVAGVPLLGPTVYARYDLMVTAVAVAALTVLARRPRVAGALVALGALLKVWPALLLAGTPRGRVTRVVWGTALVTAVALTAAFAAAMPGALEFLTHQRDRGTEVESVGALVFHVARHFGWEGRVLLNYGSVEFLGPHVETVSAAALVCSVAAFGWLLRWRLRAVRWTASTAADAAFAAVLLFTVTSRVISPQYMVWLVGLAAVCVALRTGRQGLPAVLVVVATGVTLLEFPLHFGSVVASDALGITLLVVRNGLLLAAAALACARLWRTTVTEPSRRAEDGRDGEEPGATGSDGGDGPEADAGATASGRLLAR